In Streptomyces sp. NBC_00433, a single genomic region encodes these proteins:
- a CDS encoding zinc-binding alcohol dehydrogenase family protein → MRAAVVHSFDAPPRYDSFATPQPRGEHEVLVDVLAAGLHPRVRSGAGGTHYTSTGDLPLVPGIDAVGRTAQGELLYFVAPDTAPGTMAEQAVADRRRAIALPPGTDPVAVAAGMNPGMSSWVALRRRVTLVPGARVLVLGATGNAGRLAVRIAGLLGAAQVVAAGRDPERLALLADLGADRTVSLCGGPDDVADRLGRAAADADVVLDYVWGPVTEAAMRAVLTARSDRTRQLAWIQLGSTAGADITLPSAFLRAADLRIMGSGQGSVSTAGILAELPSLAAHITAGDLAVATVPVPLSQVEEAWAGPVAPGHRVVLTPGS, encoded by the coding sequence ATGCGCGCCGCCGTCGTCCACTCCTTCGACGCCCCGCCCCGCTACGACAGCTTCGCGACCCCGCAGCCCCGCGGGGAGCACGAGGTCCTGGTCGACGTGCTGGCCGCCGGGCTCCACCCCCGGGTCCGCTCGGGCGCCGGCGGCACCCACTACACCTCCACCGGCGACCTGCCCCTCGTCCCCGGCATCGACGCGGTCGGCCGTACGGCGCAGGGCGAACTGCTCTACTTCGTCGCCCCCGACACCGCCCCCGGCACCATGGCCGAGCAGGCCGTCGCCGACCGCCGCCGCGCCATCGCGCTGCCGCCCGGGACCGACCCGGTCGCGGTGGCCGCCGGGATGAACCCGGGCATGTCCTCCTGGGTCGCGCTGCGCCGCCGCGTCACCCTCGTGCCGGGCGCCCGCGTCCTGGTCCTGGGCGCCACCGGCAATGCGGGGCGGCTGGCCGTCAGGATCGCCGGCCTGCTGGGCGCCGCCCAGGTGGTCGCCGCCGGCCGCGACCCCGAACGCCTCGCCCTGCTCGCCGACTTGGGCGCCGACCGGACGGTCTCCCTGTGCGGCGGACCCGACGACGTCGCCGACCGCCTCGGCCGCGCCGCCGCCGACGCCGATGTCGTCCTCGACTACGTCTGGGGGCCGGTCACCGAGGCGGCGATGCGCGCGGTGCTCACCGCCCGCTCCGACCGCACCAGGCAACTGGCCTGGATCCAGCTCGGCTCGACGGCGGGCGCGGACATCACCCTGCCGTCCGCCTTCCTGCGCGCGGCCGACCTGCGGATCATGGGCAGCGGCCAGGGCTCGGTGAGCACGGCGGGTATCCTCGCCGAACTCCCGTCCCTGGCCGCGCACATCACCGCGGGCGACCTGGCCGTCGCCACCGTCCCCGTACCCCTGTCACAGGTCGAGGAGG
- a CDS encoding MarR family transcriptional regulator: MSTHPEPVAGPGPRGELDTVDALVQLSFRVQGVLAAVAAAHDVSLVQLRLFGILRDRTPGMLELAGHLGLDKSSMTGLVARAEKRGLVQRRPSPHDGRAVLVSLTPEGHRLTETGTAEIARQLAALCSALSEEEAALLRALATKILSPRPDA, encoded by the coding sequence ATGAGCACCCATCCGGAACCGGTGGCCGGTCCGGGGCCCCGCGGGGAGCTGGACACGGTCGACGCGCTCGTCCAGCTGTCCTTCCGCGTCCAGGGCGTCCTGGCCGCCGTCGCGGCCGCGCACGACGTCTCCCTCGTCCAGCTCCGCCTGTTCGGCATCCTGCGCGACCGCACGCCCGGCATGCTCGAACTCGCCGGCCACCTCGGCCTGGACAAGTCCTCCATGACCGGCCTGGTCGCCCGCGCGGAGAAGCGCGGACTGGTCCAGCGCCGCCCGTCACCGCACGACGGCCGCGCCGTCCTCGTCAGCCTCACCCCGGAGGGCCACCGCCTCACCGAGACCGGCACCGCCGAGATCGCCCGCCAACTGGCCGCGCTGTGTTCCGCGTTGAGCGAGGAGGAGGCCGCGCTCCTGCGCGCCCTCGCCACGAAGATCCTCTCGCCCCGGCCGGACGCGTAG
- a CDS encoding cytidine deaminase produces MATQTHPVDHELIQAAAHVARTRCRGDNHTMAAAARARDGRIVTAVNAYHFTGGPCAELVLIGTAAAQGAYELDTIVAVGDRDRGVVPPCGRCRQVLLDYFPAIRVIVGADDRVRSVLVTDLLPESYVWADHQLDAE; encoded by the coding sequence ATGGCCACGCAGACCCACCCCGTCGACCACGAACTCATCCAGGCCGCGGCGCACGTCGCGCGTACTCGGTGCCGCGGTGACAACCACACCATGGCGGCCGCGGCCCGTGCCAGGGACGGCCGGATCGTCACGGCGGTGAACGCCTACCACTTCACGGGAGGCCCCTGCGCCGAACTCGTCCTCATCGGCACGGCAGCCGCCCAGGGTGCGTACGAGCTGGACACGATCGTCGCCGTGGGCGACCGCGACCGGGGGGTCGTTCCCCCGTGCGGCCGGTGCCGCCAGGTCCTTCTCGACTACTTCCCCGCCATCAGAGTCATCGTCGGCGCAGACGACCGCGTCCGAAGCGTCCTTGTCACCGACTTGCTGCCGGAAAGCTACGTCTGGGCCGACCACCAGCTCGACGCCGAGTAG
- a CDS encoding class I SAM-dependent methyltransferase yields the protein MTFAPQSSDGRSGVAPPPKQPSWIRPVSEGSGGPEERAANDYDSFAEAYSAENESSLINAYYERPAMLDLAGDVAGRRILDAGCGAGPLSAALRDRGAAVTGFDSSAGMLELARRRLGDGAALHLADLGGPLPFPDAAFDDVVASLVLHYLEDWTAPLAELRRVLAPGGRLIVSVEHPAVGLVSPAPGGDYFATCSYSEEWTLGGHTALMTFWRRPLHAMTDAFTAAGFRINVISEPPPSPDARELFPDAFAKRPSGAFVCFLFFVLQAD from the coding sequence ATGACTTTCGCTCCCCAGAGTTCTGACGGGCGTTCAGGTGTCGCGCCGCCGCCCAAGCAGCCGTCGTGGATCCGTCCAGTTTCCGAGGGCTCCGGCGGGCCGGAAGAGCGGGCCGCCAACGACTACGACAGCTTTGCCGAGGCGTACTCGGCCGAGAACGAGTCCAGCCTCATCAACGCCTACTACGAGCGGCCCGCGATGCTGGACCTGGCAGGCGACGTGGCCGGCCGGCGGATCCTCGATGCCGGCTGCGGTGCCGGGCCCCTGTCCGCGGCGCTGCGCGATCGGGGCGCCGCCGTGACCGGCTTCGACTCAAGCGCCGGGATGCTGGAACTCGCCCGGCGGCGGCTCGGCGACGGTGCGGCCCTGCACCTCGCCGACCTGGGCGGCCCGCTGCCTTTCCCCGACGCCGCGTTCGACGACGTCGTCGCGTCCCTGGTCCTGCACTACCTGGAGGACTGGACGGCACCGCTGGCCGAACTGCGGCGCGTGCTGGCGCCCGGCGGCCGGCTGATCGTGTCCGTCGAGCACCCCGCCGTCGGCCTCGTGTCGCCCGCTCCCGGCGGCGACTACTTCGCGACCTGCAGTTACTCCGAGGAATGGACCCTCGGCGGGCATACCGCCCTGATGACCTTCTGGCGCCGGCCGCTGCACGCGATGACCGACGCCTTCACCGCGGCCGGCTTCCGTATCAACGTCATCAGCGAACCGCCGCCCTCACCGGACGCCCGCGAACTCTTCCCCGACGCCTTCGCGAAAAGGCCCTCGGGCGCCTTCGTCTGCTTCCTGTTCTTCGTCCTGCAGGCCGACTGA